The Peribacillus sp. FSL P2-0133 genome has a segment encoding these proteins:
- the ndk gene encoding nucleoside-diphosphate kinase: MERTFLMVKPDGVQRNLIGEIVSRFEKKGFLLAGAKLMVISQELAEQHYGEHKERPFFGELVDFITSGPVFAMVWEGENVIATARQMMGATNPKDAAAATIRGDFAVTVGKNIIHGSDSAESAVREIGLFFKEEEIVEYSKLVSEWVY, encoded by the coding sequence ATGGAAAGAACATTTTTAATGGTTAAGCCTGACGGCGTTCAACGCAATCTAATCGGTGAAATCGTTTCCCGTTTTGAAAAGAAAGGCTTCCTTCTTGCAGGAGCAAAATTAATGGTAATTTCTCAAGAATTGGCCGAGCAACATTATGGTGAGCACAAAGAACGTCCTTTCTTTGGCGAATTAGTGGACTTCATTACTTCAGGTCCTGTCTTCGCAATGGTTTGGGAAGGTGAAAACGTAATCGCTACTGCACGTCAAATGATGGGTGCGACTAACCCTAAAGATGCAGCAGCAGCAACAATTCGTGGCGATTTTGCCGTAACTGTCGGCAAAAACATCATTCACGGATCTGATTCAGCTGAAAGCGCTGTACGTGAAATCGGTTTATTCTTCAAAGAAGAAGAAATTGTTGAGTATTCTAAACTTGTAAGCGAGTGGGTTTATTAA
- the hepT gene encoding heptaprenyl diphosphate synthase component II, translating to MKFKMMYSFLNADLQLIEKELEAAIEADSSVLREASLHLLQSGGKRIRPVFVLLGAKFGNYDIHVVKHVAATLELIHTASLVHDDVVDDADLRRGSATIKSKWDNRVAMYTGDFIFARALEMMAVIESPLAHQILADTMVELCLGEIEQIKDKYNFEQNWRIYFRRIKRKTALLIASSCQLGAISAGVEERVHQKLFKFGYYVGMSYQITDDILDFTASEEELGKPAGSDLIQGNITLPVLIAMEDPKLKKLIETVREDTPKDEMSHIINAIKTSGAIEQAARISDMYLEKAFTELKGLPAIKARKTLSDIAKNIGKRKF from the coding sequence ATGAAATTTAAAATGATGTATTCATTTTTGAATGCAGATTTGCAATTAATAGAAAAAGAACTGGAAGCCGCAATTGAAGCGGATTCCTCGGTTTTAAGGGAAGCTTCCCTGCATTTACTGCAATCCGGTGGAAAACGGATCCGTCCGGTATTCGTCCTATTGGGTGCGAAGTTTGGCAACTATGATATTCATGTCGTAAAGCATGTCGCAGCGACTTTGGAACTCATCCATACGGCCTCCCTTGTACATGATGATGTTGTGGATGATGCGGATTTACGCAGGGGATCGGCTACCATTAAGTCAAAATGGGATAATCGTGTCGCCATGTATACAGGCGACTTCATTTTTGCTCGTGCACTGGAAATGATGGCGGTTATCGAGTCTCCGCTTGCGCATCAAATTCTCGCAGATACTATGGTTGAACTATGTCTTGGGGAAATTGAACAAATAAAAGATAAGTACAATTTCGAACAGAATTGGCGGATTTACTTTAGAAGGATCAAACGGAAAACGGCATTGCTCATTGCATCCAGCTGCCAGTTGGGAGCCATTTCAGCAGGTGTTGAAGAACGGGTTCATCAAAAGCTATTTAAATTCGGATATTATGTCGGTATGTCCTATCAAATCACCGATGATATATTGGATTTTACGGCTTCGGAAGAAGAGCTTGGGAAACCAGCCGGCAGTGATTTGATTCAAGGTAATATCACTTTGCCCGTTTTGATTGCTATGGAAGATCCAAAGTTAAAAAAGCTTATCGAAACAGTTCGGGAAGATACGCCAAAAGACGAAATGTCCCATATAATCAATGCGATAAAAACTTCCGGTGCCATTGAACAGGCAGCGAGGATCAGTGATATGTATTTAGAAAAGGCTTTTACTGAATTGAAAGGCCTACCTGCCATTAAAGCTAGAAAAACTTTATCGGACATCGCGAAAAATATTGGAAAAAGAAAGTTTTGA
- the aroC gene encoding chorismate synthase translates to MRYLTAGESHGPQLTTIIEGLPAGMPISNEDINQELGRRQKGHGRGRRMQIEKDQAFISSGIRHGYTLGSPVALVVENDDWKHWTKIMGSEGLSEEEAEEIKRKITRPRPGHADLNGGIKYGHRDLRNVLERSSARETTVRVAAGAVAKKLLSLLGIEVASHVLEIGGVKAEPPKYETIQQLQQVTEESSVRCFDKNVEQQMKDAIDEAKQKGDSIGGIVEVIVEGMPVGVGSYVHYDRKLDAKLAAAIMSINAFKGVEIGLGFEAAHLFGSDVHDEIAWDEGQGYYRKTNRLGGFEGGMTTGMPIVVRGVMKPIPTLYKPLKSVDIDTKEVFEASVERSDSCAVPAAAVVAEAVVAWELAAAIVDQFPSDRYEQLAEYMRSYREEVKGF, encoded by the coding sequence ATGAGATATTTAACAGCGGGAGAATCACATGGTCCGCAACTGACTACTATCATTGAAGGATTACCGGCAGGAATGCCGATTTCGAATGAGGATATTAATCAAGAATTAGGGCGCCGGCAAAAAGGGCATGGACGTGGAAGAAGGATGCAGATCGAGAAAGATCAGGCATTTATTTCTTCGGGAATCCGACATGGCTACACACTCGGTTCACCGGTTGCTTTGGTGGTTGAGAACGATGACTGGAAGCATTGGACAAAGATTATGGGAAGTGAAGGGCTTTCAGAAGAGGAAGCTGAAGAAATTAAACGTAAAATCACCCGGCCTCGTCCTGGTCATGCCGACTTGAACGGCGGGATTAAATATGGGCACCGCGATTTGAGAAATGTTCTGGAACGCTCTTCAGCCCGTGAAACGACAGTAAGGGTGGCAGCAGGTGCTGTCGCTAAAAAGCTATTGTCATTATTGGGGATAGAAGTGGCATCGCATGTTTTGGAAATTGGCGGAGTGAAGGCAGAACCGCCAAAATACGAAACGATTCAGCAATTGCAACAAGTAACGGAAGAATCTTCTGTTAGATGTTTTGACAAAAACGTAGAACAGCAAATGAAGGATGCAATTGATGAAGCGAAACAAAAAGGAGATTCCATTGGCGGAATCGTTGAAGTCATTGTAGAAGGAATGCCGGTGGGTGTGGGAAGTTATGTGCATTATGACCGTAAGCTTGATGCAAAACTAGCCGCAGCGATAATGAGCATCAATGCATTTAAAGGTGTGGAAATAGGTCTTGGCTTTGAAGCGGCCCATCTATTCGGCAGTGATGTCCATGATGAAATCGCATGGGACGAAGGTCAGGGTTATTACCGTAAAACCAATCGCCTTGGCGGTTTTGAAGGCGGTATGACAACTGGAATGCCGATAGTTGTACGCGGTGTGATGAAGCCGATCCCGACTTTATATAAACCTTTGAAAAGTGTTGATATTGATACGAAGGAAGTGTTTGAAGCAAGTGTCGAACGTTCCGATAGTTGTGCGGTTCCTGCAGCAGCAGTAGTTGCTGAGGCGGTAGTGGCATGGGAGCTGGCGGCTGCCATCGTTGATCAATTCCCTTCAGATCGGTATGAGCAATTAGCAGAATACATGAGATCATATCGGGAAGAAGTAAAGGGGTTTTAA
- the spoIVA gene encoding stage IV sporulation protein A, whose translation MEKVDIFKDIAERTGGDIYLGVVGAVRTGKSTFIKKFMELVVIPNIPSEADRARAQDELPQSAAGKTIMTTEPKFVPNQAASIQVAEGLDVNIRLVDCVGYTIPGAKGYEDENGPRMIHTPWYEEPIPFNEAAEIGTRKVIQDHSTLGVVVTTDGSIGEIPRSDYLEAEERVVEELKEVGKPFIMIVNSVQPHHPNTVALKESLQEKYDIPVLAMSVEGMRESDVYSVLREALYEFPVLEVNVNLPSWVMVLREDHWLRESYQDAVKETVKDIKRLRDVDRVVGHFNEFEFIDRAALAGIEMGQGVAEIDLYAPDELYDDILKEIVGVEIRGKDHLLSLMQDFAYAKAEYDQVADALRMVKQTGYGVAAPSLNDMSLDEPEIIRQGARFGVRLKAVAPSIHMIKVDVESEFSPIIGTEKQSEELVRYLMQDFEDNPLSIWNSDIFGRSLSSYVREGIQVKLAMMPDNARYKLKETLERIINEGSGGLIAIIL comes from the coding sequence TTGGAAAAGGTAGATATTTTTAAAGATATAGCTGAACGGACCGGTGGCGATATATACTTGGGGGTGGTCGGTGCCGTCAGGACTGGGAAATCCACATTTATTAAAAAATTCATGGAGCTAGTTGTCATTCCGAATATTCCGTCAGAGGCGGACCGTGCCAGGGCACAGGATGAATTGCCTCAAAGTGCAGCCGGAAAGACAATCATGACGACGGAACCAAAATTCGTACCGAACCAGGCAGCATCGATTCAAGTAGCTGAAGGCCTCGACGTGAACATCCGTTTAGTCGATTGTGTCGGTTATACAATTCCCGGGGCTAAAGGATATGAAGATGAAAATGGTCCCCGCATGATTCACACGCCTTGGTATGAAGAACCGATTCCGTTCAATGAAGCGGCTGAGATCGGTACTCGCAAAGTAATTCAGGATCATTCCACATTAGGCGTAGTCGTTACGACAGATGGATCGATAGGAGAAATTCCGCGAAGTGATTATTTAGAGGCCGAGGAAAGGGTTGTCGAAGAATTGAAGGAGGTTGGCAAGCCATTTATCATGATTGTCAATTCCGTTCAGCCCCACCACCCGAATACGGTAGCACTGAAGGAATCCCTGCAGGAAAAGTATGATATCCCTGTATTGGCCATGAGTGTCGAAGGAATGCGGGAATCGGATGTTTATAGTGTACTGCGCGAGGCCCTGTACGAATTTCCTGTTCTTGAGGTCAATGTTAATCTCCCGAGCTGGGTAATGGTTCTGCGCGAGGATCATTGGTTGAGGGAAAGTTACCAGGACGCGGTCAAAGAGACCGTCAAGGACATTAAACGCCTGAGGGATGTAGATCGTGTAGTCGGTCATTTCAATGAATTCGAGTTCATTGACCGTGCCGCGCTTGCAGGCATTGAGATGGGGCAGGGTGTTGCAGAAATAGACCTATACGCCCCTGATGAACTCTATGATGATATCCTGAAGGAAATTGTCGGTGTAGAGATCCGGGGCAAGGATCATCTGTTATCATTGATGCAGGACTTTGCGTACGCTAAAGCAGAATATGATCAGGTGGCCGATGCATTAAGAATGGTCAAACAAACTGGATATGGTGTTGCAGCCCCATCCCTTAATGATATGAGTCTTGATGAACCGGAAATCATCCGTCAGGGAGCCAGGTTCGGGGTCAGGTTAAAAGCCGTAGCTCCTTCCATCCATATGATCAAGGTCGATGTCGAATCCGAATTCTCGCCAATCATCGGTACGGAAAAGCAAAGTGAGGAATTAGTCCGGTATCTGATGCAGGATTTCGAAGACAATCCACTTTCCATTTGGAACTCCGATATTTTTGGCAGAAGCCTAAGTTCCTACGTAAGGGAAGGCATACAAGTGAAATTAGCGATGATGCCAGACAATGCGCGCTATAAATTGAAAGAAACACTGGAGAGGATTATTAATGAGGGCAGTGGGGGATTGATTGCCATCATATTATAG
- a CDS encoding DUF2768 domain-containing protein: MTPALQKMWISFIAMGFMVISIFLIYLSRYKLKGFWRVLTAIIAYILMILAGLIILIVVLSGPTT, translated from the coding sequence ATGACACCTGCTCTGCAAAAAATGTGGATATCCTTTATAGCTATGGGCTTTATGGTTATCTCTATATTTCTAATCTACTTAAGCCGTTATAAATTAAAAGGTTTTTGGAGAGTCTTGACAGCAATTATCGCATACATACTTATGATTCTAGCCGGCTTGATCATCCTTATCGTTGTTCTTAGCGGGCCAACCACTTGA
- a CDS encoding putrescine aminotransferase, producing the protein MSINVESKNTQANQSATQDYIKKVLQLIEQKEISKEDAQWVTKETVENFRDHVNPGFLEYRKTVTKDTQFASVEWSDQDSCFTDVNGKNYIDCLGGFGIYNVGHRNPKVVKAVTDQLQRQALHSQDLLDPLRAMLAKILAEITPGDLKYSFFTNSGTESVEAALKLAKMYSDRHTIISTTKSFHGKSLGSLSATAKGMFRKPFIPLIPGVRHVPFGDVDMMRKTFESCALVGEDVAAVLLEPIQGEGGVILPPQGYLKQVRALCDEYDALLILDEVQTGMGRTGKMFASELYDVVPDIICLAKAFGGGVMPAGAVVANEKVFKSWFDNPFMHTTTFGGNPLACAAAIATIDVLLEENLPQRAAEVGEYFLNGLREVADEHKDKVLEIRGQGLMIGIEFHKDEVGYEFSKALFDKGILVAGTLINSKTIRIEPSLTIKLDEVDTVIKAFKEVLPTLQS; encoded by the coding sequence ATGTCAATTAACGTAGAAAGTAAAAACACTCAAGCTAACCAATCAGCAACCCAAGATTATATTAAAAAAGTGCTTCAATTAATCGAACAAAAAGAAATTTCAAAAGAAGATGCACAGTGGGTAACGAAAGAAACGGTCGAGAATTTCCGTGACCATGTAAACCCAGGGTTTTTGGAATACCGTAAGACGGTCACTAAAGACACACAATTCGCTTCGGTTGAGTGGTCTGATCAAGATTCCTGTTTTACGGATGTAAATGGAAAAAATTATATTGATTGTTTAGGTGGATTTGGTATTTATAATGTAGGCCACCGTAACCCTAAAGTTGTAAAGGCTGTAACCGATCAATTGCAAAGACAAGCCCTTCATAGCCAGGACTTACTTGATCCATTACGTGCAATGCTTGCCAAGATCCTTGCCGAAATCACGCCGGGAGATTTAAAATACTCGTTCTTTACGAATAGCGGTACCGAGAGCGTGGAGGCTGCGCTTAAGCTGGCCAAAATGTACAGTGACCGACACACGATCATTTCCACGACAAAATCATTTCATGGGAAAAGCCTTGGTTCACTATCGGCAACGGCAAAGGGCATGTTCAGAAAACCGTTCATTCCATTGATCCCAGGTGTGCGTCATGTACCTTTTGGTGATGTGGATATGATGAGAAAAACGTTTGAAAGTTGTGCGCTGGTCGGTGAAGATGTTGCTGCTGTACTATTGGAGCCAATCCAAGGTGAAGGTGGGGTCATCCTTCCTCCGCAAGGTTATTTAAAGCAGGTTCGGGCATTATGTGACGAATATGATGCGTTATTAATATTGGATGAAGTGCAAACTGGAATGGGCCGTACAGGTAAAATGTTCGCTTCCGAGCTATATGATGTTGTTCCGGACATTATTTGTTTAGCGAAAGCATTTGGCGGCGGAGTAATGCCTGCAGGGGCTGTTGTAGCCAATGAGAAAGTGTTTAAAAGCTGGTTCGACAATCCATTCATGCACACTACGACATTTGGCGGAAATCCACTAGCTTGTGCTGCAGCCATTGCTACGATCGACGTACTTTTGGAAGAAAACTTACCGCAGCGTGCTGCAGAAGTTGGTGAATACTTCTTAAATGGGTTAAGGGAAGTGGCTGATGAGCACAAAGATAAGGTTTTGGAGATCCGCGGCCAAGGTTTGATGATTGGTATTGAGTTCCATAAAGATGAAGTGGGTTATGAATTCTCAAAAGCCCTCTTTGATAAAGGCATCTTGGTAGCAGGTACGCTCATAAATTCCAAAACAATAAGGATTGAGCCGTCATTGACTATTAAGTTGGATGAAGTCGATACAGTCATTAAAGCGTTTAAAGAGGTCTTGCCGACGCTTCAATCTTAA
- a CDS encoding demethylmenaquinone methyltransferase — protein sequence MEQSKEQKVHHVFEKIYGNYDKMNSLISFKQHLKWRKATMAIMNVPKGAHALDVCCGTADWTIALANEVGPEGKVVGLDFSKNMLKIGEQKVNELNLDQVSLMHGNAMELPFEDNSFDYVTIGFGLRNVPDYMKVLKELNRVAKPGGMVVCLDTSQPTMLGFKQGYYFYFRFIMPMFGKLFAKSYSEYSWLQESARDFPGMKKLENMFKQAGMENVSYKAHFGGVAATHFGYKPSK from the coding sequence ATGGAGCAGTCTAAAGAGCAAAAAGTTCATCATGTCTTTGAAAAGATCTACGGAAATTATGACAAGATGAATTCCCTCATCAGCTTTAAACAGCATCTTAAATGGCGGAAGGCTACAATGGCCATCATGAATGTCCCAAAAGGCGCCCATGCACTGGATGTATGCTGTGGAACAGCGGACTGGACCATTGCCCTTGCTAATGAAGTAGGACCAGAAGGAAAGGTTGTTGGTCTGGATTTTAGTAAGAACATGCTGAAAATCGGCGAACAAAAGGTGAATGAACTCAATCTAGATCAAGTTTCCCTAATGCATGGGAATGCAATGGAACTTCCTTTTGAGGATAATAGCTTTGACTATGTCACGATCGGTTTCGGGCTGCGGAATGTCCCTGATTACATGAAAGTGCTTAAAGAGTTAAACCGTGTAGCCAAGCCGGGTGGAATGGTCGTTTGCCTGGATACATCACAGCCAACGATGCTAGGCTTTAAACAGGGCTATTATTTTTATTTCCGTTTCATTATGCCCATGTTCGGCAAATTATTCGCAAAAAGCTATAGTGAATACTCATGGCTGCAGGAATCAGCCCGGGATTTCCCAGGCATGAAAAAGCTTGAAAACATGTTTAAGCAGGCAGGAATGGAAAATGTCAGTTATAAGGCCCATTTCGGTGGGGTAGCAGCAACACATTTCGGGTACAAGCCTTCAAAATAA
- a CDS encoding protein-glutamate O-methyltransferase CheR, whose amino-acid sequence MPQEYEEFIRNIKMLTGIDLALYKERQMKRRLTTLYEKRGYHSFREYYKDIQTNPGVLNEFLDRMTINVSEFYRNAKRWEVLERKILPGLIASKKKLKIWSAACSTGEEPYTIAMILSNLVPLSQIEILATDLDENVLARAKLGMYPERSLNEVPEEIKRKYFEKKAEFYRVDNEIKSRVTFKKQNLLADRFELGFDLIVCRNVLIYFTEEAKNLLYEKFSASLKSGGVFFVGSTEQIFTPGKYQFETVDTFFYKKK is encoded by the coding sequence ATGCCTCAAGAATATGAAGAGTTTATTCGTAATATCAAAATGTTGACAGGCATTGATTTGGCATTATATAAGGAAAGGCAAATGAAAAGGCGACTAACAACTCTATATGAAAAAAGAGGGTATCATTCATTTCGTGAATACTATAAAGACATTCAAACCAATCCCGGAGTTTTAAATGAATTTTTGGATAGAATGACAATCAATGTTTCCGAATTTTATAGAAATGCGAAAAGATGGGAAGTGTTGGAGCGGAAAATCCTTCCTGGATTAATAGCAAGCAAAAAAAAGTTGAAAATTTGGAGTGCAGCCTGTTCAACTGGAGAGGAACCATATACGATTGCAATGATATTATCCAATCTGGTTCCACTTAGCCAGATAGAGATATTGGCGACGGATCTGGATGAAAATGTATTGGCGCGAGCAAAATTGGGGATGTATCCTGAACGTTCCTTAAATGAAGTACCTGAAGAAATCAAAAGGAAATACTTTGAAAAAAAGGCGGAGTTTTATCGTGTCGATAATGAAATCAAGAGTAGGGTGACATTTAAAAAGCAAAATCTTCTCGCTGACCGGTTCGAACTGGGATTCGATTTAATCGTTTGCCGCAATGTTTTAATTTATTTCACTGAAGAAGCCAAAAATTTATTATATGAAAAATTCAGTGCATCACTAAAAAGCGGCGGGGTCTTTTTTGTAGGAAGTACAGAGCAAATATTCACCCCAGGAAAATATCAATTTGAAACGGTCGACACATTTTTTTATAAGAAAAAGTAA
- the folE gene encoding GTP cyclohydrolase I FolE, with protein MANVDHAKLEEAVKMLLEAVGEDPTREGLLDTPSRVARMYEEIFSGLNQDPKEYFDTVFGEDHEELVLVKDIPFYSVCEHHLVPFYGKAHVAYIPKNGKVTGLSKLARAVEAVSKRPQLQERITSTVADSIMEKLEPHGVMVVVEAEHMCMTMRGVKKPGSKTVTSAVRGTFAKDHRTRAEVLAFIKD; from the coding sequence ATGGCTAATGTTGATCATGCCAAATTAGAAGAAGCAGTTAAAATGCTTCTTGAGGCTGTAGGGGAAGACCCAACGAGGGAAGGACTGCTGGATACTCCTAGCCGTGTAGCCAGAATGTATGAAGAAATTTTTTCTGGACTTAATCAAGATCCAAAGGAATATTTCGATACTGTTTTTGGGGAGGACCATGAAGAACTCGTACTTGTAAAGGATATTCCGTTTTACTCAGTATGTGAACATCATTTAGTCCCTTTTTACGGGAAAGCCCATGTAGCATATATTCCGAAAAACGGAAAAGTGACTGGCTTAAGTAAATTGGCACGGGCGGTTGAGGCTGTATCGAAGCGTCCGCAACTTCAAGAGCGCATCACTTCTACAGTTGCTGACTCGATAATGGAAAAGCTCGAGCCTCATGGTGTAATGGTTGTAGTAGAGGCTGAACATATGTGCATGACCATGCGCGGTGTAAAAAAACCCGGATCTAAAACAGTGACTTCAGCTGTAAGGGGAACGTTTGCGAAGGATCACCGTACTAGAGCTGAAGTGCTGGCATTCATTAAAGACTAA
- a CDS encoding heptaprenyl diphosphate synthase component 1, which translates to MLNITDDIRQLKRLIETKAQHPYLLKYIQKPSLDEDKLILLWGLFNDLDVTSEKRNQYISSTMLVQIALDTHEIVSNSGEGIESPEVLKNRQLQVLAGDYYSGLYYQGLASVGNVDMIRILSSAIKKINDNKIILYQQGSINDVPTLLMTIKAIEASLIHKLGDYYSEPAWMDLSEDLLLLKRLHAEKCSYMKSGQSIVFDVLREMTFDDSIGGEVSIKEEQVRTQFDKCLWDARQSVERSMRKLAKLDDELLERVKAILEQTESIANSYVKEG; encoded by the coding sequence TTGTTAAACATAACGGACGACATAAGGCAATTAAAACGATTAATAGAAACGAAAGCTCAACATCCATATTTATTGAAGTATATACAAAAGCCAAGCTTGGACGAAGATAAACTGATATTGCTTTGGGGATTGTTTAACGATTTGGACGTTACAAGCGAAAAACGGAATCAATATATCAGTTCAACCATGTTAGTGCAAATAGCTCTGGATACCCATGAAATCGTCTCGAATTCGGGTGAAGGAATCGAGTCGCCCGAGGTATTGAAAAATCGTCAATTACAAGTGCTTGCCGGAGATTACTATAGCGGCTTATATTATCAAGGGCTTGCCAGTGTAGGTAATGTTGATATGATCCGTATACTTTCAAGCGCGATAAAAAAAATAAATGATAATAAAATCATCCTTTACCAACAAGGGTCCATTAATGATGTACCAACGCTTTTAATGACGATAAAAGCGATCGAGGCTTCGCTGATTCATAAACTGGGGGATTATTATAGTGAGCCTGCCTGGATGGATCTATCGGAAGATCTGCTGCTTTTAAAACGGTTGCATGCCGAGAAGTGCAGTTATATGAAGTCGGGTCAATCGATAGTTTTTGATGTCCTAAGGGAAATGACTTTTGATGACTCGATTGGTGGGGAAGTTTCCATAAAAGAAGAACAGGTACGCACCCAATTCGACAAGTGCCTGTGGGATGCAAGGCAATCCGTAGAGCGCTCGATGCGGAAGCTTGCAAAGTTGGATGATGAGCTACTGGAAAGAGTGAAGGCCATCTTGGAACAAACAGAGAGTATAGCAAATTCATATGTGAAAGAAGGGTGA
- a CDS encoding HU family DNA-binding protein: MNKTELINEVVTATEISKKDATKAVDAVFDTILEALKNGDKVQLIGFGNFEVRERAARKGRNPQTGDEIEIAASKVPAFKPGKALKDAVK, translated from the coding sequence ATGAACAAAACAGAATTAATTAATGAAGTTGTTACAGCAACTGAAATTTCTAAGAAAGACGCTACAAAAGCTGTTGATGCTGTTTTTGATACAATCTTAGAAGCTCTAAAAAACGGTGATAAAGTCCAATTGATAGGTTTTGGTAACTTTGAAGTTCGTGAACGTGCGGCTCGTAAAGGCCGTAACCCACAAACTGGTGACGAAATCGAAATTGCAGCTAGCAAAGTGCCAGCTTTCAAACCCGGTAAAGCGCTGAAAGATGCAGTGAAGTAA
- the mtrB gene encoding trp RNA-binding attenuation protein MtrB yields MNEKKILNDFVVIKAIEDSVNVIGLTRGTDTKFHHSEKLDSGEVMIAQFTEHTSAIKIRGHAKVYTPFGEIESDSKKNSPDK; encoded by the coding sequence ATGAATGAAAAAAAGATTCTGAATGATTTTGTCGTAATCAAAGCCATTGAGGATAGTGTGAATGTCATCGGGTTGACAAGGGGAACGGACACCAAGTTTCATCACTCCGAAAAACTTGACTCAGGAGAGGTGATGATTGCACAATTCACGGAACATACCTCGGCAATTAAAATCAGGGGCCATGCAAAGGTCTATACTCCATTCGGAGAGATAGAAAGTGATTCCAAAAAGAATTCTCCTGACAAATGA